DNA sequence from the Thermococcus gammatolerans EJ3 genome:
AGGAAGTTTGCTAAGATTTGATAGGTTTAAATTATTTGTTACTCCATTTATAGCATTTGCAATTGCATGGGGGTTTTATGTACTTAATTTGCACTATAGTCTTATTAAAGAAGACAACATTCTAAAACGAAAAATATTTGCTCTATTACTTGTACTAGTTGTTATGGGATATTCCTTTATGTCTATTACTATGCACGACAATGCAAATGATTGTAAAGATTTCCCGTGGAAAAATCCTAGAACATATTTCAACAAAGAAGAGTTATATGGGTTTAGTTACATTATTGAGAATGTTCCTAGTAATTCAACATTATATTCTGACTATTATACCTACAGATTTTTTGAACCAATGAAGAGGTTTAGCTTATCTAACTTTTTGGGAATTCCTTATTATGTATCTAGGATAATTCCAAGTATTGAAGATTTACCTGCATGTAAAGGATATTTATCTTTTAGAAAAGAAGAGTTTTTTAATGAGGGGCTTTATTTTGGTAAGGTATACAATATTAAATTATACAAACCGAATAAAATCAATGTAATAAAGCTAGTTTATCTCTTACAAGAAAAAAGTCGGATATATTCAAATCCCTCGCTGGATATATACAGATAAAATTTACTCATCACACAATTTCGTAACTACACAGGGAAGGCTACTCAGTGTACGATGTTCACTAAATTATTAACTAGTACCGTAGCTCTAAGTGACCTTAGGGTATCTTTTCTCTCTGCACACCTATTTAGTGGATAGTTCTCCCCTCAAATTCCATAGAAAAGAAACCAAATACAGTAAAACTTCCCCCTGAAAGCATCGAGTCTATCAAAAAGTAGATGTTGACAAGTAAAATGAAGCACCCCCTTGATATTTTGGGTCTATTATTCCATCCTAAATAATAAAAGTAAAAACATTAGAGCATAAACAAGGTTGAACCTTTAAGTCAAATTATTATAATCATTTTGCTCTTTAGGTCTTCGGGTCTTCAGGAATTCCTTTAGTCTTTTCATATCTTCCCCTCTCTTCATACATATCCCTCAAAATGCTATAAACTTTTATGGAGAGTACTGATGTTGATATCCAGTTAGTAGCTAAAGTAGCGATGGCCGCTCCTTTGTAAGACATCAAATGTATCAAAATATAATTTAAAAGGACATTAAGCAGTGCAGTGCCCCCAACGATTTTCGTGTATGTCTTTTCCCTCCCGATCCCATTGAGGAAGGAACCATAAAGAGAGTTCAAAAATATCGCCGGAAGTGTCCATCCCAATATTTTAAGAACCTCAACTGAATTCACGAATTCACTACCAAAGAACATGTGGACCAGCAGTGGGGCAAACAGAAATGCCCCCACCGCCCCGGCAACGCCGATTACCAGCAACACCTGAAATGCTCTCTTGAATAGTATCTTCAGTGTCTTTGGATTTTCCACCCACAGCCTTGATATAGATGGCATTGTAGTGTTGACCACCACAGAGGGGACCAGCATCGCCGCCTGTATAAAGAAATACCCCGCTTTATACCATCCAACGACTTCGTCGGGCTTCATGAGACCGAGCATTATGATGTCCGTGTTGAAATAGATGAAGGAAAACAGGTAGATGAACCAAAACACATAGGACTTGCTCAGTATTTCCTTCCACTTATCGAGGTCAAACATGGGCTTTGGAGAAACGTATCTCGAGCCAAAGTACATCCTGAGGAAGTTCAGCAAAAAGGTGTCAGCTGTAAGAACTACAAAGAATGCAAAGAGGCTCTTTGTGATCAACAGAACTGCCCCACCAAGGAGAAGGGTCATCACTCTCTCCGTAACCATGGAATAGGTCTCATACTTGGTGACCTCGTGGGCGAAGATGACGCTCGTGAAGAGGAGGCCTATTGTACCCACCACCGCCCCAGAACCGTACAGGATTATCGAAGTTTTAACAACTGCGCTCTTGTTCAGGTGAAGTGCTAAGAATACTATTAACAACCAGTCGAGAACTGCCAGGATGATCTTAAAACCTAGGGCGTACGATACAAGATCCTTTTTGCCCTTGTCCCTCGCAACCTCGCGCATTATATAGTAGTTGATGCCAAAATCCGAGAGATATGAGACGAAGCTCGTAAATGAAACTACAAAGGAGTACTGGCCAAGACCAACATCACCCAACGTCCTACTTAGTACGAGGATTATAATATAAGAGATAAGCTTGTGAAGTGTTTGGCCGGCCAGAAGCCAGCTCGCATTGATTATGAGCCTCTTCTTTAAGCTCACCCTCTCACCAAGGAGGGATAACAGAGCTAATTTATTAGGGTTATGCTGCGTGCCCATAACTCCCCAGTTCCATAGGGATGGTAGAACTTAGGTTGGATGAAAACCTCCACTCGAGGATCCTGGAATTGTTGCAGGTTCTTACCAATTCCAGAAATCAGGGAATCAAGATGAAAGATGCAAAATTTTCTATGGAGACGGCAAGATCTACGGTGGAAAAGTACCTCGCTATAATCTCCCTGCTCAAAAACCCGAAGAATATTGAGACAACCGTTCCAGAAAAGACAATTCCCGTCCCTCTTGCAATCTTCTGCCGCTCGCTCAGGGGATCACTTCAGAATTTCATACACCTTCATTGCCACGATGACCGCAAACACCAGGAGAAGGAAATAAGAGGAGTACTTAAGACCGTCCTTCGTCTCCTCGGAGAGGTAGAACTCCCCAATTTCCAAGGTTATCAGCAGTCCGATAAGAACCACCGTGAGGAAGACCTCGGTGGATGGTGAGAGAACCGCCGACAGGACTATCCAGAGGCCGAGAAAAATTATCAGATAATCCCTCACAGCCATTTCTCAACACCGCCGGCCTTTCTCAGGAGGAGCTTAAGATGGCCCTTAACCTCCCCCACCTCCTCAACGACGAGGACCTCACCGGCACCCGATGCCAGGGCAACCAAAACGGCGGAAACAACCGGATCGGCGTAGGGGAACTCCTTACAGGAGGCTTTAACGTAAACTTCCACAGTATCATCTTCCTCAAAAACTTTGGCACCGGGAAGGCCAAACCTGTCCAGAACGCCCGAAACGGCCGAGGCGGCGTAACCGACCCCCGAGCCGAGGAGTTTCAGACCGTCAATGAATCTCCACCCCGGAACCGGTGAGAGTAGCAAACCCGGCTCGGGCTCGGAATAGAGAACCCTCCCCTCAAAGAGCCTGCCGAGGTTGGGGCTACCCCTGGGGGACACGGGGATGAATATACCCCCCCGGGGGAGGTTCTCATAGGGTGGAAGGACGAACGCCTTTCCCCTGAGCCCAAGGTCAGATGCAAGGTTTGAAAAGAGAGCGCAATGGCCGCCTCCCAGAACTTCCCCTGCCTCGGGAGGGAGGCACTTCCAGCCGGGGAGGGAGAAGGCAACTATGCCGAGTATTATTGAACCTATCCCGAGGTTTACCATCGCCTGATTTCCAGACGAACCACCGGCGTACCAGAGGACCGTACCGAGAGCCGTCAGGAAAATGCCGCTTACCTTCCCCATTTCGACCAGAGTTTGAACGTGAGGAAAACTTAAAAGGATTTTCATGACCATAATGGGGGGCCAACATGAGGTTAGAAAAACTGGTAAAACTCCTAACGATAATCACAATCCTGCTCCTGATGCTTCCCCCCGCGGGAGCAAGGGGAGTTGAGAAGCCGGCCCCCCACGACGAGTTTCTCTACGAGTATTTTTCCCACACCCTCGAAAAGTTCGCGTACTCCCTGAAGTACGCCTACGAGGGAAACGACTACGGCCTGACCCTGGCCGAGAACACGCATAACGACCTCCTTCGGATAATGAGGGAAAGCAGGATCTATCGGGAGAAGAGGATAAAGGCGAGAGTCTTTGACATCCTTCCTCCCTTCTACAACTTCTCCGTTGATCTGATAACACTGGACAAGCTTTTGTTCAAGTTCCAGGAGGACAACGGGAGCATAGCCCTCGCAACCGGAATAGTCAACACGATAGAGAGAATGAAGATATATCTCGGGGAGATAAAAGCGATAGAGCTCTACAACGAGACGAAAATACTAAGGTTCGACACCAGCAGGGTCGAGAGGTATCTAAACGAGATCAATGAAACCGCCGAGAAAACCCTAAACAGCCAGAGCAAAAACCACGAGCTCACGCTGTACACCACCAACAGGAACCCGATTGTGAACCAAAGCGTAACGTTCTTCGGAACCGCGCCCTCGAACGGAAGCGTGAGGATAGTCATAAGGGAGGAGAGCGGTCTGGAGAGGGGTATCGTTGTCCCGGTAGAGAGGCACTTCTTCACCATGCAGTACCGCTTTACAAGACCGGGCGAATACCTCGTGAGGGCCGTCCAGGGGAACCTCAGCACGGAGTGGATGAAAATCGACGTTGGAAAGATACCCACGTACTTCCTCGTCCTCTCACCCACCTCGGCGATAGTAAACACGACCCTGATGGTCAGGGTTTCTCTTGTGGACTACTACTCAAACCCCCTCCCCGGAAGGGAGGTAACAGTCAATGGGACGGTCTTCATCACCGATACCAACGGAACGGTGACCTTCGACCTGTGGAGCCCGAAGGAAGCGAGCTTCAACCTCGCTCTGGAATTCAAAGGCGATGAGTTCCACGAGGGGATCACGAAGGTAGTAACCCTTGAGTTTACAAGAATACCCACTGCCATAACAATAACCGGCCCCGGAACCGTTGAAGAGGGAAAAGCTTTCGAGATAAAGGGCTCAATAACGCCCGCAATAAACTCAACGGTAGAGATCTATGTCAACGACCGGCCTTACGCGGTGGTTAACTCGACC
Encoded proteins:
- a CDS encoding flippase; translation: MSLKKRLIINASWLLAGQTLHKLISYIIILVLSRTLGDVGLGQYSFVVSFTSFVSYLSDFGINYYIMREVARDKGKKDLVSYALGFKIILAVLDWLLIVFLALHLNKSAVVKTSIILYGSGAVVGTIGLLFTSVIFAHEVTKYETYSMVTERVMTLLLGGAVLLITKSLFAFFVVLTADTFLLNFLRMYFGSRYVSPKPMFDLDKWKEILSKSYVFWFIYLFSFIYFNTDIIMLGLMKPDEVVGWYKAGYFFIQAAMLVPSVVVNTTMPSISRLWVENPKTLKILFKRAFQVLLVIGVAGAVGAFLFAPLLVHMFFGSEFVNSVEVLKILGWTLPAIFLNSLYGSFLNGIGREKTYTKIVGGTALLNVLLNYILIHLMSYKGAAIATLATNWISTSVLSIKVYSILRDMYEERGRYEKTKGIPEDPKT
- a CDS encoding Ig-like domain repeat protein gives rise to the protein MRLEKLVKLLTIITILLLMLPPAGARGVEKPAPHDEFLYEYFSHTLEKFAYSLKYAYEGNDYGLTLAENTHNDLLRIMRESRIYREKRIKARVFDILPPFYNFSVDLITLDKLLFKFQEDNGSIALATGIVNTIERMKIYLGEIKAIELYNETKILRFDTSRVERYLNEINETAEKTLNSQSKNHELTLYTTNRNPIVNQSVTFFGTAPSNGSVRIVIREESGLERGIVVPVERHFFTMQYRFTRPGEYLVRAVQGNLSTEWMKIDVGKIPTYFLVLSPTSAIVNTTLMVRVSLVDYYSNPLPGREVTVNGTVFITDTNGTVTFDLWSPKEASFNLALEFKGDEFHEGITKVVTLEFTRIPTAITITGPGTVEEGKAFEIKGSITPAINSTVEIYVNDRPYAVVNSTNGIFSLNITHETAETLKVYAVFNGTELYLPSKSNVLLVSVVPSESNPLRYVAVLLIVISLVAYTQRDRLGRRAERQEGTVEKEETGGEEAVWIEIPNDVGEAYSLIRDALFREMGVPKNLTPREVLERLKGWKGHKDLKTVTLIHEKVVYGGEKPGKEEIQAFKRAAEAVIKALGGTA